The genomic stretch GCAGGTCGTGCATCTCGGCATCGGTCGGCTGTCGTTTCGTCGCGACGCTCCAGCCGGCCTCATCGAAGCGCATGCTCATGCGCTGCTGCACCAGGAACCCGCCGCGGACCCTCTTGAAGTCGAGCTCTCCCGCGTCTGCCGGGACGACCGGCAGCTCGATCAGACGCAGGTTCTTCTTCCGGGTCAGCACCGCCATCGCCTGCCCGGTGAAACCGGGGGCAACGACAATTTCCAGGAACGTGCCGGCGAGCTGCGCCGCGAGTGCCTCCTCCACAGTGCCGTTCACGGCTACAATGCCGCCGAATGCAGACACGGGATCACCGGCGAGGGCACGTGTGTATGCGTCCACCTGGGAATCGGCGACGGCGACGCCGCAGGGCGTCGTGTGTTTCACGATGACGCATGCAGCCCTCGCGTCAGCGAACGCGGACGCCGCGGTGACGGCGGCCTCGACATCGAGCAGGTTGTTGAACGAGAGCTCCTTGCCGTGCAGCTGCTTGAGGTGTGGTATCGAACCGTCCGGTGCTGCGGACTCGGCATAGAACGACGCTGCCTGGTCGGGATTCTCGCCGTACCGCAGGGATTGCACGCGCGTGAGGTCCAGCCGCATGGACGCCGGCCACTCCCCTGCCCCATCATCGTCACTCTCTGCGAAGCGGGCGAAGTAGGCGGCGATAGCAGTGTCATAGGCCGCGGTGTGAGCGAACACCTTTCCCGCGAGCTCGCGCTGCAGCGACGCGCGGTCCCCGCCCGATCGCAGCGCATCGACGACCCGACCGTAATCCTGCGGGTCCACGACGACGAGCAGGGACGCGTGATTCTTTGCTGCGGCGCGCAGCATGGTCGGTCCGCCGATGTCCACCTTCTCCATGGCGATCGGGAGATCGCTACCCGCGGCTACGGCCTCGTGAA from Longimicrobiales bacterium encodes the following:
- the purH gene encoding bifunctional phosphoribosylaminoimidazolecarboxamide formyltransferase/IMP cyclohydrolase; protein product: MPRALLSVSDKNGVVELARGLHEMQWELLSTGGTARLLRDAGLPVRDVSDVTGHPEMMDGRVKTLHPAVHAGILARRDRADDMRALEEHGYGAVDMVVVNLYPFHEAVAAGSDLPIAMEKVDIGGPTMLRAAAKNHASLLVVVDPQDYGRVVDALRSGGDRASLQRELAGKVFAHTAAYDTAIAAYFARFAESDDDGAGEWPASMRLDLTRVQSLRYGENPDQAASFYAESAAPDGSIPHLKQLHGKELSFNNLLDVEAAVTAASAFADARAACVIVKHTTPCGVAVADSQVDAYTRALAGDPVSAFGGIVAVNGTVEEALAAQLAGTFLEIVVAPGFTGQAMAVLTRKKNLRLIELPVVPADAGELDFKRVRGGFLVQQRMSMRFDEAGWSVATKRQPTDAEMHDLRFAWRVAASVKSNAIVIAAGGRTLGIGAGQMSRVDASRLAVMKARDQNADTRGSALASDAFFPFRDGIDAAAEAGVACIIQPGGSVRDDEVVAAADEHGIAMVFTGRRVFRH